The Lampris incognitus isolate fLamInc1 chromosome 7, fLamInc1.hap2, whole genome shotgun sequence genome window below encodes:
- the bloc1s3 gene encoding biogenesis of lysosome-related organelles complex 1 subunit 3 isoform X2 → MSSLYQIVVQGEASETDSDDEVYITSLPAPQTVTGGAKVDRVRVTGEASETDSEGELERTDQEQRNANASGFSKEHTHILRRDLPPLIVVRDHPDLQSVVEDRPSPTHRPHGETLLQQKLQESNSRLCTDVGQTLRQVYGHASREVRGATAQLNTSQSAIINASHSIRLILDDLKAVSEKIDIITSFHLLPDININPVNNTTPVP, encoded by the exons ATGTCTTCCTT GTACCAGATCGTGGTGCAGGGTGAGGCGTCAGAGACAGATTCCGACGATGAAGTCTACATCACCTCCCTTCCTGCTCCACAGACTGTCACAGGGGGAGCCAAGGTCGACagagtgagg GTTACCGGGGAGGCGTCTGAGACAGACAGTGAGGGTGAGCTGGAGAGGACAGACCAAGAGCAAAGGAATGCCAATGCATCAGGATTCAGCAAGGAACATACCCACATACTGAGGAGAGACTTGCCTCCCCTTATAGTGGTCAGAGACCACCCTGATTTACAGTCAGTAGTGGAAGATAGGCCAAGCCCTACCCACAGACCACATG GTGAAACCCTGCTGCAGCAGAAACTGCAAGAGTCTAACAGCCGACTGTGCACTGATGTGGGGCAGACACTACGCCAGGTGTATGGCCATGCCAGCCGAGAG GTGCGCGGTGCCACAGCTCAGCTCAACACTTCCCAAAGCGCCATCATAAACGCCTCCCACAGTATCAGGCTAATACTGGATGACCTGAAGGCTGTGAGCGAGAAGATAGACATCATTACCAGCTTTCATCTGCTACCTGATATTAACATTAACCCTGTTAATAATACAACCCCGGTGCCTTAA
- the bloc1s3 gene encoding biogenesis of lysosome-related organelles complex 1 subunit 3 isoform X4, which yields MSSRYQIVVQGEASETDSDDEVYITSLPAPQTVTGGAKVTGEASETDSEGELERTDQEQRNANASGFSKEHTHILRRDLPPLIVVRDHPDLQSVVEDRPSPTHRPHGETLLQQKLQESNSRLCTDVGQTLRQVYGHASREVRGATAQLNTSQSAIINASHSIRLILDDLKAVSEKIDIITSFHLLPDININPVNNTTPVP from the exons atgtCAAGCAGGTACCAGATCGTGGTGCAGGGTGAGGCGTCAGAGACAGATTCCGACGATGAAGTCTACATCACCTCCCTTCCTGCTCCACAGACTGTCACAGGGGGAGCCAAG GTTACCGGGGAGGCGTCTGAGACAGACAGTGAGGGTGAGCTGGAGAGGACAGACCAAGAGCAAAGGAATGCCAATGCATCAGGATTCAGCAAGGAACATACCCACATACTGAGGAGAGACTTGCCTCCCCTTATAGTGGTCAGAGACCACCCTGATTTACAGTCAGTAGTGGAAGATAGGCCAAGCCCTACCCACAGACCACATG GTGAAACCCTGCTGCAGCAGAAACTGCAAGAGTCTAACAGCCGACTGTGCACTGATGTGGGGCAGACACTACGCCAGGTGTATGGCCATGCCAGCCGAGAG GTGCGCGGTGCCACAGCTCAGCTCAACACTTCCCAAAGCGCCATCATAAACGCCTCCCACAGTATCAGGCTAATACTGGATGACCTGAAGGCTGTGAGCGAGAAGATAGACATCATTACCAGCTTTCATCTGCTACCTGATATTAACATTAACCCTGTTAATAATACAACCCCGGTGCCTTAA
- the bloc1s3 gene encoding biogenesis of lysosome-related organelles complex 1 subunit 3 isoform X3, whose translation MSSRYQIVVQGEASETDSDDEVYITSLPAPQTVTGGAKVDRVTGEASETDSEGELERTDQEQRNANASGFSKEHTHILRRDLPPLIVVRDHPDLQSVVEDRPSPTHRPHGETLLQQKLQESNSRLCTDVGQTLRQVYGHASREVRGATAQLNTSQSAIINASHSIRLILDDLKAVSEKIDIITSFHLLPDININPVNNTTPVP comes from the exons atgtCAAGCAGGTACCAGATCGTGGTGCAGGGTGAGGCGTCAGAGACAGATTCCGACGATGAAGTCTACATCACCTCCCTTCCTGCTCCACAGACTGTCACAGGGGGAGCCAAGGTCGACaga GTTACCGGGGAGGCGTCTGAGACAGACAGTGAGGGTGAGCTGGAGAGGACAGACCAAGAGCAAAGGAATGCCAATGCATCAGGATTCAGCAAGGAACATACCCACATACTGAGGAGAGACTTGCCTCCCCTTATAGTGGTCAGAGACCACCCTGATTTACAGTCAGTAGTGGAAGATAGGCCAAGCCCTACCCACAGACCACATG GTGAAACCCTGCTGCAGCAGAAACTGCAAGAGTCTAACAGCCGACTGTGCACTGATGTGGGGCAGACACTACGCCAGGTGTATGGCCATGCCAGCCGAGAG GTGCGCGGTGCCACAGCTCAGCTCAACACTTCCCAAAGCGCCATCATAAACGCCTCCCACAGTATCAGGCTAATACTGGATGACCTGAAGGCTGTGAGCGAGAAGATAGACATCATTACCAGCTTTCATCTGCTACCTGATATTAACATTAACCCTGTTAATAATACAACCCCGGTGCCTTAA
- the trappc6bl gene encoding trafficking protein particle complex subunit 6B, like, with the protein MADEVLFEFLHMEMVSHVYKERQANKAEMDNKDRAVCVSILEGMGFRVGQGLIERLTRDCPSFKDDLDIMKFICKDFWTHLFKRQIDNLRTNHQGTYVLQDNRFALLTQLSSGKQYLEEAPKYVAYTCGLVRGALSNLGLESIVTAETTHLPSCKFQVVIQKLT; encoded by the exons atGGCAGACGAGGTTCTGTTTGAGTTTCTCCATATGGAGATGGTGTCCCATGTTTACAAGGAGAGGCAGGCAAATAAAGCAGAGATGGACAACAAG GACAGAGCTGTCTGTGTTTCCATCCTGGAGGGCATGGGTTTCAGAGTGGGACAGGGACTCATTGAAag GTTGACCAGAGACTGTCCAAGCTTTAAGGATGACCTGGATATAATGAAATTCATCTGTAAAGACTTTTGGACACATCTCTTCAAGAGGCAGATCGACAACCTCAGAACCAACCATCAG GGCACTTATGTTCTCCAGGACAACAGGTTTGCTCTGCTGACTCAGCTCTCCAGTGGGAAACAATACCTGGAAGAGGCCCCTAAG TATGTGGCTTATACATGTGGTTTGGTGAGGGGAGCTCTCTCTAACCTGGGTCTAGAGAGCATAGTAACAGCTGAGACGACCCACTTGCCATCTT GTAAATTCCAGGTGGTGATTCAGAAGTTGACCTAA
- the bloc1s3 gene encoding biogenesis of lysosome-related organelles complex 1 subunit 3 isoform X1 — protein sequence MSSRYQIVVQGEASETDSDDEVYITSLPAPQTVTGGAKVDRVRVTGEASETDSEGELERTDQEQRNANASGFSKEHTHILRRDLPPLIVVRDHPDLQSVVEDRPSPTHRPHGETLLQQKLQESNSRLCTDVGQTLRQVYGHASREVRGATAQLNTSQSAIINASHSIRLILDDLKAVSEKIDIITSFHLLPDININPVNNTTPVP from the exons atgtCAAGCAGGTACCAGATCGTGGTGCAGGGTGAGGCGTCAGAGACAGATTCCGACGATGAAGTCTACATCACCTCCCTTCCTGCTCCACAGACTGTCACAGGGGGAGCCAAGGTCGACagagtgagg GTTACCGGGGAGGCGTCTGAGACAGACAGTGAGGGTGAGCTGGAGAGGACAGACCAAGAGCAAAGGAATGCCAATGCATCAGGATTCAGCAAGGAACATACCCACATACTGAGGAGAGACTTGCCTCCCCTTATAGTGGTCAGAGACCACCCTGATTTACAGTCAGTAGTGGAAGATAGGCCAAGCCCTACCCACAGACCACATG GTGAAACCCTGCTGCAGCAGAAACTGCAAGAGTCTAACAGCCGACTGTGCACTGATGTGGGGCAGACACTACGCCAGGTGTATGGCCATGCCAGCCGAGAG GTGCGCGGTGCCACAGCTCAGCTCAACACTTCCCAAAGCGCCATCATAAACGCCTCCCACAGTATCAGGCTAATACTGGATGACCTGAAGGCTGTGAGCGAGAAGATAGACATCATTACCAGCTTTCATCTGCTACCTGATATTAACATTAACCCTGTTAATAATACAACCCCGGTGCCTTAA